The genomic segment CGGCTTCCCGTATCTCCTCTCGGGGATGGCGGGAGACCGCGTGCACGGAAGGAGAACAGCGTGTCGAAACCGCCCGAACCGGGCCGGACGACGAAGCGTCCCACGATCGAGCCCACCTACGTCATGCGCCGACGCAGGACCGAGGCCCTGGCCGAGCTGCTGCGCGAGTTCGAGCAGTACAAGGGGACGACAGCCCCGAACGACGAGTACGAGACCGTCGCCGTACCACCGACACCGACACCGAGGCCCGCACCCGCACCCGCACCCGAGCCGAAACCCGCTCCCGAGCGGATCCTGCCACGGACGGAGTACGAGACCGAGGAACTGCCCCCGGTCATGGCCGGCGAGGACTTCGGCTCCGACACGGTCCCGAGCGGCGAGCGGCGGCGGCGTCCGGCGCCCGGCGGCGGATCCGGTCTGAAGCGCGCCGCGGTCGTCGTCGGCGTCGGCGCGGCCGCCCTCCTCGGCTTCGGCGCCGCGCTCCTGCTGCCCGGCGGCGGCACGGAGAAGGAGGCGCGCACCGTCACCCCGACACCCGCCCCGTCGGCACCCGCGACCTCCGCCCCCGCCCAGAACGACGGCACCGACCCCGACGGCCCCGGAACCCTCCGCGAGGGCGACAGCGGCCCCGAGGTCTCCGAACTCCAGCAACGGCTGCTCCGCATCCCGAACGTGTACGACAACGGCTCCACCTCGGGCCGGTACGACGGCGTACTGAAGGAGGCGGTGGCGCGCTTCCAGCTCTGGTACGGCATCCGGGGTGACGAAACGGGCGTCTACGGCAACGACACCCGCCAGGACCTCGAATCCCGCACCGCGCTCTAGTTCTAGTCGCACGGCGGGGCCGCGCATCCGGTGCGCCACGGGCGCATCCGGGTTGTTGCCCCGCCTCGAACGGACCATCCTGGCCATATGGTGACAAAGGCGTCCGGCGCGTCGCGGGCTGCCACGGCCGGTGAGGCGATGGCGGTGGTCGACGCGCGCGGCCTGGTCACGGGGTGGAGCGAGGGGGCCAGGCGACTCACCGGGCACACCGCCGGGGACGTGACCGGGCGGCCGGCGGCGGACCTCGTCGACGGGGACGCGGCGACGGTGTGGCGGACGCTGCTGACGCACGGCGACACGGTCGTGGACCTGCGCTACCGGGACGGGCGGCGGCAGAAGGTGGCTCTGCGGATGTGCCCGCTGCGGGGTGCGCGGGGCGAGGGGCGGAGGTTCGCCGTCACCGCGACACCGGACCGGGCCGAGCGGGGGCTGGGTGAGCTGGCCTTCGCGCAGGCCTCGATGTCCATGTCCGTCTTCGACACCGAGCAGCGGTATCTGCGGATGAACGACTGGGCGTGCCAGGTCATGGGACAGCCCGAGGAGGAGTTCCGGCACCAGTACTTCCTCGACACCGTGGAGGACGCCGAGCACAGCCGGGGCTTCCTGCGTCATCTGGAGATGGTCGTGGAGACCGGACAGCCGGTCCGCTACGAGAGCTGGACCCGTTCGCCCTCCGGCCGGCGCATGCACGCCTGGACCTCCGAGATGTGGCCACTGCGCGGCCACTCGGGAGAGCTGATCGGCACCGCGCTCGCCGCGTTCGACAGCAGCGAGCAGTTCTGGGCACGCCAGCGCCTGGCCCTGCTGAACGAGGCGGCCGGTTCCATCGGCACCAGACTCGACGTCGTCCAGACCGCCCGCGAACTCGCCGAACTGGTCGTACCCCGGCTCGCCGACTTCGCCAGCGTCGACCTCCTGGAGTCCGTGCTCCAGGGCGAGGAACCCGAGATGGGCCCCGTGGACGGCGGTGTGGAACTGCGCCGGGCCGCGCATCACTCCCGTACGCCGGGTGTCCCGGAGGCGGCGATCGGCCTGGGCTCCGCCGATGTCTACCCGCCCACCTCGCCGCCCGCCCGGGCCCTGTTCACCGGGTCCCCCGTGCTCGCCCGCACCGGCGACGACGCCCTCGACTCCTGGTTCGCGCGGCACGGCGCCCGCTCCACCAAGCTCCAGGAGGCCGAGGACCACGACCTGTCCCTGATGGCCGTACCCCTGGTCGCACGCGGTACGACCCTCGGCGTGGCCGTCCTCGTGCGCATCCTGACCCCCGAGCATCCCGACGCCTTCGACCAGGACGACGTGTCGCTCGCCGAGGAACTCGCCAGCCGGGCGGCCGTCTGCGTCGACAACGCCCGCCGCTACACGAAGGAAAGGACTACGGCGCTGGCGCTCCAGCGCAGCCTGCTGCCGAAGACGGTCGCCGGACAGGCGGCCGTCGAGTTCGCCTCCCGCTATCTGCCGGCGCTGTCGCAGGCCGGGGTGGGCGGCGACTGGTTCGACGTGATCCCGCTGTCCGGGACCCGGGTGGCGCTGGTCGTCGGGGACGTCGTGGGCCACGGCATCCACGCCTCCGTCACCATGGGCCGGCTGCGCACGGCCGTGTGGGCGCTGGCCGACGTCGACCTGCCGCCCGACGAGTTGCTCACCCACCTGGACGACCTCGTCGAGCACCTCGCGGCCGGTGACGGCACGGGAGACGGGGAGATCGGCGCGACCTGTCTGTACGCGGTGTACGACCCGGTGGACCGCAGCTGCTCGATCGCCTCGGCCGGGCATGTGCCGCCCGTGATGGTGCGGCCCGACGGCAGTGTGGATGTGGTGGAGGTGGTGGCCGGACCGATGCTCGGCGTCGGCGGACTCCCGTTCGAGGCCAGGGATCTGGAGGTGCCCGAGGGCTCGGTCCTCGCGCTCTACACCGACGGCCTGGTGGAGGCCCGCGACCGTGACGTCGACACGGGCACCGCCGCCCTCTGCGCAGCGCTGGGAGGGCCGGTGGGCAGCCTGGAGAGCGCCTGCGACACCGTGCTGACGTCACTCCTGCCCGACACCCCGGCCGACGACGTGGCCCTGCTGCTCGCCCGCACCCGCGCCCTCGACGCGGAACAGGTGGCCGTCTGGAACCTCTCCGACGACCCGGCGCTGGTGGCCAACGCGCGCCACCTCGCCACCGAACAGCTCACCCGCTGGGGCCTGGAGGAGGCCGTCTTCGTCACCGAACTCGTGGTCAGCGAACTCGTCACCAACGCCATCCGCTACGGCGGCGCCCCCATCCAGCTGCGCCTGATCCGCGACCGCACCCTCATCTGCGAGGTCTCCGACGCCAGCAGCACCTCCCCCCATCTGCGCCGGGCCCGCAGCTTCGACGAGGGGGGCCGCGGCCTGCTCCTGGTCGCCCAGCTCACCGACCGCTGGGGCAGCCGCCCGAGCGGCGCGGGCAAGACCATCTGGGCCGAGCAGGCCCTGCCACCGGTCCCGTGAACGCGTGTTGGGGGCGGCTCACGCCACCCCCAACAGCCTTACCGGAGAAGGAAGGTCACTTCTTCCGCAGCCGCACCGACACACCGTGCGCCGTGAAGACCTGCTCGGCCGTCCAGCCCTCGACGGCCACGGAGACCTCGGCGAACCGGCCCTGCAGGGACCGCGCCCCGATGACCGCCACCGTGCTGCCGGACCGCGGCGCCTGCTCGGCGTCGAAGCGGACCACCAGCTCGCTGCCCCGCTCCAGGACCGCGCGCCCGTCCACCACGAGGGCCGGGTCGGTGCCCCGGTCCAGCGTCACGTCGAGCACGCCGGCCTGGACATAGCCGCCGCGCACCCGGACGGAGTGGTCGCCCGTGGCCAGCGTGCCGCCCTCGACCCGGACGTCACCGCGGCCGAACGCCTCCTTCGAGCCCGCCGCGAGGACACCGGCCTCCACGACGGTGCCGCCCGTGTACCGGTTGGCGCCCGCCAGCGTCAGCGAACCGCCGCCCCGCTTGACGAGGCCGCCCCGGCCGTCGATGTCGTTGCGCCAGGTGTCGGCCGCGTGGAAGCCGCCGAGCGCGGCGTCCAGCGTGACGGTGACCTCCGCGTCGAAGGCGCCGTAACCGTCCGCCGCCTCGAACAGGTTGAGCCGGCCCCACTGCTCCCAGCCGTCCAGCAGGACGTACCCGGACGGCAGCGCGGTCGTGCGCAGCACCTCGCGCCGCTGCGCCGCGTCGAGGTAGGGCAGCCGCGTCTCCAGCAGGACCTCGGCGCCCTTAGGCACGGTCAGGTCCTCGGAAGGGCCGCGCCGGGTCAGCACGTATGTCAGCTTCGGCTCGACCAGGCGGGCGTTGGCCCGGCGGTCGGCGTACGGGTCGGTGTCCGTCCCCGCCGAGTGCGCGTAGGCGAACAGCGTGTCGGCCGTCGTGCCCGTCTTCGCCTGGAAGTACTCGGCGGCCTGCTTGCGCGCGGCGGCCTTCAGGGCGGCGTTCTTCGGGTCGGCGAGCGCGGCGGCGGCCAGCGCGGTGGCCATGACCCGGCCGCCGAGGACGTCGACCGCGGAGTGCATGCCCGAGATGATCCGGTCGTGGCTCGCTTCGAAGGCGCGGGTCACCATCTCCTGGAAGCGCTCCGGGACGGCGTACGCGTAGGCCAGGGCCGCCAGGTGGAGGGCGTTGGTGTGGCCGCTGGGGAAACCGCCGTCCTCGGCGGGGTTCTCGCCGCGCTGGCGCAGCAGCTGCGGGACGACGATCACGTCGGAGTCGTACACCGGAAACCCGAACGCGTCGGTCCTGCCGGTGTCGGCGACCTCGCTGTTCTCGTTCATCCGCCAGGGGCGCGGGTACTGGTACGAGAACTTGGAGGGGTTGCCCGACGCGAACGGCCCGCGCACGGTGTTGACGAGCTCGGCCACCTTCCCGAGCTCGGAGGTGGTGGACCCGGCGCCGTTCGCGGATCCGGCGGGGGCGTCGGCGGGGACGGAGTCGCTGATCTTGCCCGCCGGGGTGCCCTCCGGGGCGGAGGTGATCGCCGTGACCGCCATGGCGCCCGCCTTGTACAGCTCCGCGAGCGGGCCGAGGCCGGTGATCACCGAGTAGCTCTGGTGCTGCCGGTCGGTGATGAACGCCTGGCGCGCCTGCGCCTCGGTGCGCCGGGAGGTGACACGCGCGCAGTAGCGCATGTTGGCGCGCAGGATCTCCGGCAGCAGCGGGGTGCCGGTGTTCCAGGCGCTTCCCGTCTTCCAGATCTCGGCGAAGCCGCCCAGGGCGCGGACCACGGCGTTGGTCTCGGGGGTGAGGTTCGCCGTGGTGTTGGTGGTGTAGTCGTCGACGAACGCGGCGAACGCGGTGGCGGCCTTGCTCTCGGCCGCGGAGGCATGCCAGACGGGAGCGAGGGCCGGAGCGGCGATCAGGCCGGCCGAGACGCCGAGGGAGTTCCTGAGGAAGACGCGGCGGTTGAGTCTGTGGTGCCCGGCAGATGACGGCATGGAGCGCCGCTCCTTTCGCGAGGTGATGATCGGGTGCGGGCTGAGCGTGGAGTTGACGGGTGACCGGTCGATGTCC from the Streptomyces sp. NBC_00310 genome contains:
- a CDS encoding SpoIIE family protein phosphatase encodes the protein MVTKASGASRAATAGEAMAVVDARGLVTGWSEGARRLTGHTAGDVTGRPAADLVDGDAATVWRTLLTHGDTVVDLRYRDGRRQKVALRMCPLRGARGEGRRFAVTATPDRAERGLGELAFAQASMSMSVFDTEQRYLRMNDWACQVMGQPEEEFRHQYFLDTVEDAEHSRGFLRHLEMVVETGQPVRYESWTRSPSGRRMHAWTSEMWPLRGHSGELIGTALAAFDSSEQFWARQRLALLNEAAGSIGTRLDVVQTARELAELVVPRLADFASVDLLESVLQGEEPEMGPVDGGVELRRAAHHSRTPGVPEAAIGLGSADVYPPTSPPARALFTGSPVLARTGDDALDSWFARHGARSTKLQEAEDHDLSLMAVPLVARGTTLGVAVLVRILTPEHPDAFDQDDVSLAEELASRAAVCVDNARRYTKERTTALALQRSLLPKTVAGQAAVEFASRYLPALSQAGVGGDWFDVIPLSGTRVALVVGDVVGHGIHASVTMGRLRTAVWALADVDLPPDELLTHLDDLVEHLAAGDGTGDGEIGATCLYAVYDPVDRSCSIASAGHVPPVMVRPDGSVDVVEVVAGPMLGVGGLPFEARDLEVPEGSVLALYTDGLVEARDRDVDTGTAALCAALGGPVGSLESACDTVLTSLLPDTPADDVALLLARTRALDAEQVAVWNLSDDPALVANARHLATEQLTRWGLEEAVFVTELVVSELVTNAIRYGGAPIQLRLIRDRTLICEVSDASSTSPHLRRARSFDEGGRGLLLVAQLTDRWGSRPSGAGKTIWAEQALPPVP
- a CDS encoding peptidoglycan-binding domain-containing protein encodes the protein MSKPPEPGRTTKRPTIEPTYVMRRRRTEALAELLREFEQYKGTTAPNDEYETVAVPPTPTPRPAPAPAPEPKPAPERILPRTEYETEELPPVMAGEDFGSDTVPSGERRRRPAPGGGSGLKRAAVVVGVGAAALLGFGAALLLPGGGTEKEARTVTPTPAPSAPATSAPAQNDGTDPDGPGTLREGDSGPEVSELQQRLLRIPNVYDNGSTSGRYDGVLKEAVARFQLWYGIRGDETGVYGNDTRQDLESRTAL
- a CDS encoding phosphatase PAP2 family protein, producing MPSSAGHHRLNRRVFLRNSLGVSAGLIAAPALAPVWHASAAESKAATAFAAFVDDYTTNTTANLTPETNAVVRALGGFAEIWKTGSAWNTGTPLLPEILRANMRYCARVTSRRTEAQARQAFITDRQHQSYSVITGLGPLAELYKAGAMAVTAITSAPEGTPAGKISDSVPADAPAGSANGAGSTTSELGKVAELVNTVRGPFASGNPSKFSYQYPRPWRMNENSEVADTGRTDAFGFPVYDSDVIVVPQLLRQRGENPAEDGGFPSGHTNALHLAALAYAYAVPERFQEMVTRAFEASHDRIISGMHSAVDVLGGRVMATALAAAALADPKNAALKAAARKQAAEYFQAKTGTTADTLFAYAHSAGTDTDPYADRRANARLVEPKLTYVLTRRGPSEDLTVPKGAEVLLETRLPYLDAAQRREVLRTTALPSGYVLLDGWEQWGRLNLFEAADGYGAFDAEVTVTLDAALGGFHAADTWRNDIDGRGGLVKRGGGSLTLAGANRYTGGTVVEAGVLAAGSKEAFGRGDVRVEGGTLATGDHSVRVRGGYVQAGVLDVTLDRGTDPALVVDGRAVLERGSELVVRFDAEQAPRSGSTVAVIGARSLQGRFAEVSVAVEGWTAEQVFTAHGVSVRLRKK